Proteins encoded by one window of Enterococcus faecalis:
- a CDS encoding RluA family pseudouridine synthase: MEFQWTYDKETTQQVKYFLKEQGVSKGLLAKVKFQGGKIQVNGTVQNAIYPLQTGDVVKMTIPDEAEHETLLTDDEPIEIVFEDDHFLVVNKPAGIASIPAQYHPSGTMANRVKGYYKRQNYVNQVIHVVTRLDRDTSGLMLFAKHGFAHALIDQELREKKVTKIYYALVGGAIEQLNEHQLIEKPIGRDLSSLLKRQVIETGQFASTEYWLAKRGAQAAAVRIQLHTGRTHQIRVHFEAIGCSLLGDEMYHGEMDQGIERQALHCMELIFTHPFTKETVHLISPLAEDMKSVDDTL, from the coding sequence ATGGAATTTCAATGGACATACGACAAAGAAACAACACAACAAGTGAAATATTTTTTAAAGGAACAAGGCGTTTCAAAAGGGTTATTAGCTAAGGTGAAATTTCAGGGTGGTAAAATTCAAGTGAATGGGACCGTTCAAAATGCCATCTATCCTTTACAAACTGGCGATGTCGTTAAAATGACGATTCCAGATGAAGCGGAACATGAGACATTATTAACAGATGATGAACCGATTGAAATTGTGTTTGAAGATGATCATTTTTTAGTAGTTAATAAGCCCGCTGGCATTGCCTCGATACCTGCTCAGTATCATCCTTCAGGAACGATGGCGAATCGTGTTAAGGGCTATTACAAGCGTCAAAATTACGTGAATCAAGTTATTCATGTCGTGACTCGTTTAGATCGAGATACTTCTGGGCTGATGTTATTTGCGAAACACGGCTTTGCTCATGCTTTAATTGATCAAGAATTACGAGAAAAAAAGGTGACAAAAATTTATTATGCCCTTGTTGGTGGAGCGATTGAGCAGTTAAACGAGCATCAATTGATTGAAAAGCCAATTGGGCGCGACTTGTCCTCTTTATTAAAACGCCAAGTTATCGAAACAGGTCAATTTGCTAGTACAGAATATTGGCTCGCAAAAAGAGGAGCCCAAGCAGCAGCTGTGCGCATTCAGCTCCATACAGGACGAACACACCAAATTCGGGTACATTTTGAAGCAATTGGCTGTTCATTGTTAGGGGATGAGATGTATCATGGAGAGATGGATCAAGGAATTGAGCGGCAAGCGTTGCATTGCATGGAACTAATTTTTACTCATCCTTTTACCAAAGAAACGGTTCATCTGATTTCCCCACTAGCGGAGGATATGAAAAGTGTAGATGATACGTTATAA
- a CDS encoding NAD kinase, producing the protein MKVAIVHNSEEKSKQVTKQLTTLLEQNQIQIDNRQPELVISVGGDGTLLSAFHRFNHLLNEVSFLGVHTGHLGFYTDWRDYELKELVESLCIHREKSTSYPLLDVRIRFRDGKPDKHFLALNESTIKRGNRTMVGDVFIKDELFERFRGDGLSISTPTGSTAYNKSIGGAVLHPSINAFQLTEIASLNNRVFRTLGSPIVIAHTEWLEIKLQESDDYFVTVDQLDIYQENIASVCYRIADERIHFASYRHMHFWHRVKDAFIGED; encoded by the coding sequence ATGAAAGTGGCGATTGTTCATAACTCGGAAGAAAAATCGAAACAAGTCACAAAACAACTGACAACACTATTAGAGCAAAACCAAATTCAAATAGACAATCGTCAACCTGAACTTGTGATTTCAGTCGGTGGAGATGGTACGCTTCTTTCCGCTTTTCATCGATTTAATCATCTGTTAAACGAAGTAAGTTTCTTAGGTGTACATACCGGACACTTGGGTTTCTATACAGATTGGCGTGATTATGAATTAAAAGAACTAGTTGAGAGTTTGTGTATTCATCGTGAAAAAAGTACGAGTTATCCATTATTAGATGTGCGGATTCGGTTTAGAGATGGGAAACCAGATAAACATTTTTTAGCATTAAATGAATCAACAATTAAACGAGGAAACCGGACGATGGTGGGCGATGTGTTTATTAAAGACGAACTGTTTGAACGATTTCGTGGTGATGGGTTGTCGATTTCGACCCCAACCGGCTCTACTGCGTATAATAAAAGTATTGGTGGAGCTGTTTTGCATCCTAGCATTAATGCGTTTCAGTTAACCGAAATCGCCTCCTTAAACAATCGTGTCTTTCGAACATTGGGGTCACCGATTGTAATCGCACATACGGAGTGGCTGGAGATTAAATTACAGGAAAGTGATGATTATTTTGTCACGGTGGACCAATTAGATATTTATCAAGAAAATATCGCTTCCGTCTGCTATCGAATTGCAGACGAACGGATTCATTTTGCCTCTTATCGGCACATGCATTTTTGGCATCGAGTGAAAGATGCCTTTATTGGTGAGGATTAA
- a CDS encoding GTP pyrophosphokinase family protein, whose protein sequence is MEREWELFLAPYEQAVSELKVKLRGIRKQFREQDKHIPIEFVTGRVKPVDSILTKTAIRHIPLNRIEEEMQDIAGLRIMCQFVEDIYQVVALLRNRKDLKIVEERDYIENKKESGYRSYHVVVEYPVQLVTGEKIILAEIQIRTLSMNFWATIEHSLNYKYQGVFPEEMKERLQRAAEAAYLLDEEMSSIREEIQEAQHYFSHGRGLLENEYYKQIKNETPENQ, encoded by the coding sequence ATGGAACGAGAGTGGGAGCTGTTTTTAGCGCCATATGAACAGGCGGTCAGCGAATTAAAAGTAAAACTACGAGGTATTCGTAAACAATTTCGGGAGCAAGATAAACACATACCAATTGAATTCGTTACAGGACGTGTGAAACCAGTAGATAGTATTTTGACAAAGACGGCAATTCGGCATATTCCTTTAAATCGGATTGAAGAAGAAATGCAAGACATTGCTGGTTTGCGGATTATGTGCCAATTTGTGGAAGACATTTACCAGGTAGTCGCACTTTTAAGAAATCGTAAAGACTTAAAAATTGTGGAAGAACGTGACTACATTGAAAATAAAAAAGAAAGTGGCTATCGTTCGTACCATGTGGTGGTGGAATATCCTGTGCAATTAGTCACCGGGGAAAAGATTATTTTGGCCGAAATCCAAATTCGGACACTTTCCATGAATTTTTGGGCAACGATTGAACATTCTTTGAATTATAAATATCAAGGTGTCTTTCCTGAAGAAATGAAAGAACGCCTTCAGCGAGCGGCAGAGGCAGCCTATTTATTAGATGAAGAGATGTCATCTATCCGTGAAGAAATTCAAGAAGCACAACATTACTTCTCTCATGGCCGTGGATTGCTAGAAAACGAATACTATAAGCAAATTAAAAACGAAACACCAGAAAATCAGTAA
- a CDS encoding CYTH domain-containing protein: protein MSEHLEIEFKTLVSPQDFKRLIDHFAIQKTDFFTQTNHYFDTDDFQLKAQRMGLRIRVLADRGELTLKVPAPEGLLEINDPLSLETANHFIKRNHLPTEGAVAKKLQELGIEIASIHLIGSLKTARAEKQIPQGLLALDESWYNQQHDFELELEVTEAESGKQAFQTLMADLNIPITLAPNKIQRMMRTTAP, encoded by the coding sequence ATGAGTGAGCACTTAGAAATTGAATTTAAAACATTAGTTAGTCCGCAAGATTTCAAACGATTAATCGACCATTTTGCTATTCAAAAAACGGACTTTTTTACGCAAACAAATCATTATTTTGATACGGACGATTTTCAATTAAAAGCACAACGAATGGGCTTAAGAATTCGCGTATTAGCAGATCGTGGTGAGTTAACCTTAAAAGTTCCTGCGCCAGAAGGATTATTAGAAATCAATGACCCTTTATCGCTTGAGACGGCGAACCACTTTATCAAGAGGAATCACCTCCCTACTGAGGGGGCTGTGGCGAAGAAATTACAAGAATTAGGTATTGAAATCGCCTCGATCCATTTAATTGGTTCATTAAAAACAGCACGTGCAGAAAAACAAATTCCTCAAGGACTACTTGCGTTAGACGAAAGTTGGTATAACCAACAGCACGATTTTGAATTAGAGTTAGAAGTTACTGAAGCTGAAAGCGGCAAGCAAGCGTTTCAAACATTAATGGCTGATTTGAACATTCCCATTACGCTTGCACCTAACAAGATTCAACGCATGATGCGGACCACTGCCCCTTAG
- a CDS encoding ClpXP adapter SpxH family protein — translation MVEIYLFVNPLGGVCLEIEKEIIQLSVNDKKKIQLRFIPLLNMKTINEFLSRQHIPINDIKRRNRIFEDLYSAALDYKAAQLQGRKKGRQLLIGLQKAVAEDGLAYSPELSEELLLAAGGDIDMYRKDRQSDFVKESFQTDQKVAREMGIKQHPTAVVYNYTCENDFGILVENFENMDEIKQLCRVHPHNEPLLSQDDATFEFKRRSNYHFPNGHLHLL, via the coding sequence ATGGTTGAAATTTATTTGTTCGTCAATCCTTTAGGCGGCGTCTGTTTAGAAATTGAAAAAGAAATTATACAATTGTCTGTTAACGACAAGAAGAAAATACAATTGCGCTTTATTCCTTTATTAAACATGAAAACGATCAATGAATTTTTGAGTCGTCAACATATTCCGATTAATGACATTAAACGACGGAATCGAATTTTTGAAGATTTATACTCAGCCGCTCTTGACTATAAAGCAGCACAGTTACAAGGCCGAAAAAAAGGCCGACAATTGTTGATTGGCTTACAAAAAGCAGTAGCTGAAGACGGTCTAGCTTACTCTCCTGAGTTATCAGAAGAACTACTTCTAGCGGCCGGCGGGGATATTGATATGTATCGTAAAGACCGACAATCAGATTTTGTCAAAGAGTCTTTCCAAACCGACCAAAAAGTTGCTCGAGAAATGGGGATTAAACAACATCCTACCGCAGTCGTTTACAACTATACTTGCGAGAACGATTTCGGCATTTTAGTCGAAAATTTTGAAAACATGGATGAAATTAAACAACTGTGTCGTGTCCATCCACATAACGAACCGTTGCTGAGCCAAGATGACGCAACCTTTGAATTTAAACGTCGCTCCAATTATCATTTTCCAAATGGACATTTACATTTATTATAA
- a CDS encoding helix-turn-helix transcriptional regulator, translating to MNIGNSLKMRRNELGLTQSEVAEKLYVTRQTISNWENNKSYPNIDCLIELSNLYEMTLDRLLKEDNTMVEKLSKDIREGQKYKKLFLILLIIVLCIGGYFTILQLRLNNFYSGVKEWNQNGQTYNLIEDNIQYHVVKIDNYNLFTIPEELELMSSYISENEKFNMYYSGDDSNIKIYWTTGALNGLELSFDKEFIFDNVNQRNKFSYEIQELINKNLDKDKKELTILYKQTKNKWEEIN from the coding sequence TTGAACATAGGGAATTCATTAAAAATGAGAAGAAATGAATTAGGATTGACACAATCAGAGGTTGCTGAGAAATTATACGTTACTAGGCAAACAATTTCTAACTGGGAGAATAATAAATCATATCCTAATATTGATTGTTTAATTGAACTAAGTAATCTTTATGAAATGACCTTGGATCGATTATTGAAGGAGGACAATACGATGGTGGAGAAACTTTCGAAAGATATTAGAGAGGGACAGAAGTACAAAAAATTATTTTTAATATTATTAATTATAGTACTATGTATAGGTGGATATTTTACTATTTTACAACTTCGTCTGAATAATTTTTATAGCGGTGTCAAAGAATGGAATCAAAATGGTCAAACTTATAATTTAATAGAAGATAACATTCAATATCATGTGGTTAAAATTGATAATTATAATCTGTTTACAATTCCAGAAGAATTGGAATTAATGAGTTCGTATATCTCTGAAAACGAAAAGTTTAATATGTATTATAGCGGTGATGATTCGAATATAAAAATTTACTGGACAACAGGAGCATTAAATGGCTTAGAGTTATCTTTTGATAAAGAATTCATCTTTGACAATGTAAATCAAAGAAATAAATTTTCTTATGAGATTCAGGAATTAATAAATAAAAATTTAGATAAGGATAAAAAAGAACTAACCATATTATATAAGCAGACTAAAAATAAATGGGAAGAAATAAATTAG
- the pepF gene encoding oligoendopeptidase F: MSEIKQLPTRDEVPTPLTWDLTKIFKDDAAFDVAYNQLTEELNQAESFKGTLGNGAEAFLAALEYVLDVYRKVETLYVYSHLKNDQDTTNTAYQALYARASSLYAQVSEAVSWFDPEVLTLSDEQIWGYFEEQPKLAVYRHYIQNILDERPHVLSMEQEALLAGASEIFGASSNTFSILNNADLEFPTVQNAEGETIQLSHGVYGQLMESVDPSVREAAFKGLYKVYKQFRNTLASTLGAHVKTHNYKAKIRNYDSARAASLASNHIPESVHETLVAVVNKHLPLLHRYVKLRKKLLNVEELHMYDLYAPLLGEAPIRYSYEEAKEKAIEALKPLGEDYLSIVKEAFSSRWIDVIENQGKRSGAYSSGAYDTAPYILMNWHDSLDQLFTLVHEMGHSVHSYYTRNNQPYVYGDYSIFLAEIASTTNENILTEYLLQTETDPKVRAYVLNHYLDGFKGTIFRQTQFAEFEHFIHTEDAKGTPLTSEYLSEYYGELNAKYYGPEVVRDEEISYEWARIPHFYYNYYVYQYATGFSAASALSKHILAGEEGALENYLNYLKAGSSDFPIEVMKKAGVDMTQAAYIEDAMKVFEERLTELEALVEKL; this comes from the coding sequence ATGAGCGAAATTAAACAATTACCAACACGTGATGAAGTTCCAACTCCATTGACTTGGGATTTAACCAAAATTTTTAAAGATGATGCTGCTTTTGATGTTGCGTATAATCAGTTGACAGAGGAGCTAAATCAAGCAGAGTCATTTAAAGGTACCTTAGGGAATGGCGCAGAAGCTTTTCTAGCTGCGTTAGAATACGTTTTAGATGTCTATCGAAAAGTGGAAACATTATATGTCTATTCTCATTTAAAAAATGATCAAGACACTACAAATACAGCTTACCAAGCTTTATATGCCAGAGCTAGTTCTCTATATGCACAAGTTAGTGAAGCTGTTTCTTGGTTTGACCCAGAGGTTTTAACATTAAGTGATGAACAAATCTGGGGATATTTTGAAGAGCAGCCCAAATTAGCTGTTTATCGTCACTATATTCAAAATATTTTAGATGAACGTCCCCATGTTTTATCGATGGAACAAGAAGCTTTACTGGCGGGGGCTAGTGAAATTTTTGGTGCCTCAAGTAATACATTTTCAATTTTAAATAATGCAGATTTAGAATTTCCAACTGTGCAAAATGCTGAAGGCGAAACAATTCAACTTTCTCATGGCGTTTATGGTCAATTAATGGAGAGTGTCGATCCATCTGTTCGTGAAGCAGCATTTAAAGGGTTGTACAAAGTGTACAAACAATTTAGAAATACATTAGCCTCAACTTTAGGTGCACATGTTAAAACGCATAATTATAAAGCAAAAATTAGAAATTATGATTCTGCTCGGGCAGCCTCTTTAGCAAGTAATCATATCCCTGAAAGTGTTCACGAAACATTAGTAGCTGTAGTAAATAAACATTTACCTTTGCTACATCGTTATGTAAAATTAAGAAAAAAATTATTAAACGTAGAAGAATTACACATGTACGACTTGTATGCGCCTTTGCTAGGTGAAGCACCAATTCGTTACAGCTATGAAGAAGCAAAAGAAAAAGCAATTGAGGCTTTAAAACCACTAGGTGAAGACTATTTATCTATTGTTAAAGAAGCTTTTTCAAGTCGCTGGATTGATGTGATTGAAAATCAAGGAAAACGAAGCGGCGCATATTCTTCCGGAGCTTATGATACAGCCCCATACATTTTAATGAATTGGCATGATAGTTTGGATCAACTATTTACATTAGTCCATGAGATGGGTCATAGTGTTCATAGTTACTATACAAGAAATAATCAGCCGTATGTTTATGGCGACTATTCAATTTTCTTAGCTGAGATTGCTTCAACCACAAATGAAAATATTTTAACAGAATATTTATTACAAACAGAAACAGATCCTAAAGTACGTGCGTATGTCTTAAATCACTATTTAGACGGCTTTAAGGGAACCATTTTCCGTCAAACACAATTTGCGGAATTTGAACATTTTATTCACACGGAAGATGCTAAAGGCACGCCATTAACGAGTGAATATTTGAGTGAGTATTATGGCGAGCTCAATGCTAAATATTATGGACCAGAAGTAGTTAGAGACGAAGAAATCAGTTACGAATGGGCGAGAATTCCCCATTTTTATTACAATTACTATGTTTATCAATATGCAACTGGCTTCTCAGCCGCTTCGGCATTGTCTAAACATATTTTAGCTGGAGAAGAGGGAGCTTTAGAGAACTACCTTAACTACTTGAAAGCAGGAAGTAGTGACTTCCCAATTGAAGTGATGAAAAAAGCGGGCGTGGATATGACACAAGCCGCGTATATCGAAGATGCAATGAAAGTTTTTGAAGAACGTTTAACGGAATTAGAAGCTTTGGTTGAAAAATTATAA
- a CDS encoding competence protein CoiA produces MLTALTADNQELFSLIDCSIDELTQIRSEQAFVCPMCHQSVILKAGPIKIPHFAHRKKNSCWYEAEAETEEHLRLKQLFAEKCLREKLSFQVEAYLPALKQRPDLLIGKIAIEIQCSPLPIKRLVERTETYQAHGYQVVWILGERLVPKDKLTQLTKQFLYFSESLGFYLWTANKKQERIELLCHIEESQCQQFYRRKQSWAFYEKKLLEIFRLPTANLNLLPDRRHTGQLMHDYYQKLTQQLGYRNAQLLRTQSFLYTKGCHLLQLPPWFYYPGLKLIPSSEEDIHLKMLVWEALKTEEERLVTKQELWRILEAVFLEEGNFVWQPLPNIGLKKLFKIVGNNLLRWLQECYVLIKVNNKYLITSIFLREDPEKLIHWLKKVKKQHFFSHTC; encoded by the coding sequence ATGTTAACAGCTTTAACGGCAGACAACCAAGAATTATTTTCTTTAATCGATTGCTCGATTGATGAATTAACACAGATACGAAGCGAACAAGCTTTTGTGTGTCCAATGTGTCATCAATCGGTCATTTTGAAGGCAGGCCCCATTAAAATACCCCATTTTGCTCATCGCAAAAAGAATAGTTGTTGGTACGAAGCAGAAGCTGAAACAGAAGAACACCTCCGCTTGAAGCAGCTTTTTGCGGAAAAGTGTTTGCGTGAAAAGCTGTCTTTTCAAGTTGAGGCATACTTACCCGCCTTGAAGCAACGCCCAGATTTACTCATTGGGAAGATAGCCATTGAAATTCAATGTAGTCCGTTGCCAATTAAACGTTTGGTGGAACGGACGGAGACTTATCAAGCTCATGGCTATCAAGTTGTTTGGATTTTAGGTGAACGATTAGTGCCTAAAGACAAGCTCACGCAATTAACGAAACAATTCCTTTACTTTTCGGAGTCCTTGGGATTTTATTTATGGACGGCCAATAAGAAGCAAGAACGAATAGAATTACTTTGTCATATTGAAGAGAGTCAATGTCAACAATTTTATAGAAGAAAACAATCATGGGCTTTTTACGAAAAAAAATTACTAGAAATCTTCCGACTACCGACCGCTAATTTAAATTTACTGCCAGATAGACGGCACACTGGCCAATTGATGCATGATTATTATCAAAAATTGACGCAACAACTTGGTTACAGAAATGCTCAGTTACTTAGAACACAAAGCTTTTTATACACGAAAGGTTGTCACCTTCTCCAGTTACCTCCTTGGTTTTACTATCCTGGATTGAAGCTAATACCTTCTTCTGAAGAAGATATTCATTTAAAAATGCTTGTTTGGGAAGCACTAAAAACCGAAGAAGAGCGTTTAGTGACCAAACAGGAACTATGGCGTATCTTGGAAGCTGTTTTTTTGGAAGAAGGGAACTTTGTTTGGCAGCCACTGCCGAATATTGGCTTAAAAAAGCTTTTTAAAATTGTGGGAAATAACTTATTGAGATGGTTACAAGAATGTTATGTGTTAATTAAAGTAAACAATAAGTACCTAATAACTAGTATTTTCCTAAGAGAAGATCCTGAAAAGCTCATTCATTGGCTAAAAAAAGTGAAAAAACAACATTTTTTTAGTCACACGTGTTAA
- a CDS encoding adaptor protein MecA encodes MEMEHINENTIRVLIGNEDLADRGITFLDLLGNHKDVENFFYSILEEVDVEDEFQGSEAVTFQVLPKNDGLELFISKNVAMDDLSSLEGLSEVNADVSELIRKQIEADKAAADELDEMEATDETNRNVIFELDNFEAMIQLSKEVFMQSVLTNLYTYNDRYYLQVLFLTDELEKTNVDNEIAQILEFAHKTTVTQDTLVEYGTCIMERSALELTRYYFND; translated from the coding sequence ATGGAAATGGAACATATTAATGAAAATACGATTCGTGTGTTAATTGGCAACGAAGACCTGGCGGATAGAGGGATTACTTTTCTTGACTTACTAGGAAACCACAAAGATGTTGAAAATTTCTTTTATAGTATTTTAGAAGAAGTTGATGTCGAAGATGAATTCCAAGGCAGTGAAGCAGTCACTTTCCAAGTCTTGCCTAAAAATGATGGTTTAGAACTGTTTATTAGTAAAAATGTCGCTATGGACGACTTGTCTTCCTTAGAAGGTCTGAGCGAAGTCAATGCAGATGTTAGCGAATTAATTCGCAAACAAATTGAAGCAGACAAAGCAGCCGCCGATGAACTTGATGAGATGGAAGCCACAGATGAAACAAACAGAAATGTAATCTTTGAATTAGATAATTTTGAAGCGATGATCCAATTATCCAAAGAAGTCTTCATGCAATCTGTTTTGACTAACTTATACACGTACAACGATCGTTATTACTTACAAGTTTTGTTCTTAACCGATGAATTAGAAAAAACAAATGTTGACAATGAAATTGCACAGATTTTAGAATTTGCTCATAAAACAACTGTCACTCAGGATACTTTAGTCGAATATGGCACTTGTATTATGGAACGCAGTGCGTTGGAATTAACACGTTATTACTTTAATGATTAA
- the spxA gene encoding transcriptional regulator SpxA, with product MLTLYTSPSCTSCRKARAWLQEHEIPFKERNIFSEPLNIEELKAILIMTEDGTEEIISTRSKVFQKLNMDLDELPLQDLLELVQENPGLLRRPIMIDEKRLQVGFNEDEIRRFLPRDVRQLELRQAQLMAGL from the coding sequence ATGTTGACACTTTATACTTCCCCAAGTTGCACGTCATGTCGTAAGGCTAGAGCCTGGTTGCAAGAGCACGAAATTCCTTTTAAAGAAAGAAATATTTTTTCTGAACCTTTAAATATTGAGGAATTAAAAGCAATTTTAATCATGACCGAAGATGGAACAGAAGAGATTATCTCTACTCGCTCTAAAGTTTTCCAAAAATTAAATATGGATTTGGACGAGCTTCCACTTCAAGATTTATTAGAGTTGGTTCAAGAAAACCCTGGATTGTTGCGTCGGCCAATTATGATTGATGAGAAAAGATTACAAGTCGGTTTTAACGAAGATGAAATTCGCCGATTCTTACCAAGAGATGTTCGACAACTGGAATTGCGCCAAGCACAATTAATGGCAGGTTTATAA
- the trpS gene encoding tryptophan--tRNA ligase, translating into MKTIFSGIQPSGTPTIGNYIGAMKQFIELQNEYNCYFCIVDEHAITVPQEPQKLRQQIRSLAALYLAVGLDPQKATIFIQSEVSAHAEAGWIIQCNTSIGELERMTQFKDKSQKNGRAGVSAGLLTYPPLMVGDIVLYNADLVPVGDDQKQHLELTRDFVERFNKRYAQKNQEILTMPEVKIAEQGSRIMSLQEPTKKMSKSDTNVKGFISMLDEPAVIRKKIRSAVTDSTGVIEYNKEEKPGITNLLNIYSAATGQTVEELVQAYEGKGYGDFKADLAEAVVALLEPIQVRYQELLASEELDMILDEGAENARQVANKTLQRMKNAVGLGRKVRR; encoded by the coding sequence ATGAAAACAATTTTTTCTGGTATTCAGCCCAGTGGTACTCCGACAATCGGAAATTACATTGGTGCAATGAAACAATTTATCGAATTACAAAATGAATACAATTGTTATTTTTGTATTGTGGATGAACATGCCATTACCGTTCCCCAAGAACCGCAAAAGCTACGTCAACAAATTCGTAGCTTAGCAGCTCTTTACCTAGCGGTTGGTTTAGACCCACAAAAAGCAACAATTTTCATACAGTCTGAAGTGAGTGCCCATGCAGAAGCTGGTTGGATCATTCAGTGCAATACTTCTATTGGTGAGTTAGAGCGAATGACACAATTTAAAGATAAATCGCAAAAAAATGGTCGTGCTGGCGTAAGCGCTGGTCTTTTAACATACCCTCCATTAATGGTTGGTGATATCGTGTTGTACAATGCTGACTTAGTGCCAGTCGGAGATGATCAAAAACAACATTTAGAATTAACACGTGATTTTGTGGAACGCTTCAATAAACGTTATGCCCAAAAAAATCAAGAAATTTTAACGATGCCTGAAGTAAAAATCGCTGAGCAAGGTAGTCGAATTATGAGCTTACAAGAACCAACGAAAAAGATGAGTAAGTCTGATACAAATGTGAAGGGCTTTATTTCAATGCTTGATGAGCCAGCAGTGATTCGCAAAAAAATCCGCTCTGCTGTAACTGATTCAACTGGTGTAATTGAATATAATAAAGAAGAAAAGCCTGGTATTACTAACTTACTAAATATTTATTCTGCTGCGACAGGTCAAACTGTTGAGGAACTTGTTCAAGCATACGAAGGCAAAGGCTATGGAGACTTCAAAGCAGATTTAGCAGAAGCAGTAGTTGCCTTATTAGAACCTATTCAAGTGCGCTACCAAGAGCTTCTAGCTTCAGAAGAATTAGATATGATTTTAGATGAGGGCGCAGAAAACGCTCGCCAGGTAGCCAACAAAACACTTCAACGAATGAAAAATGCTGTTGGTTTGGGAAGAAAAGTTCGGCGCTAA